From the genome of Glycine soja cultivar W05 chromosome 14, ASM419377v2, whole genome shotgun sequence:
caaaattaaatttaaacacaaataatgtatataattaaaagccataaaggaaaagagaattgcacaaacatattttttctaGTTAGCCTCATGTTACCTAAGTCTTGTTCCCAAGTAactatttgagaatttttttactGCCTGTGTTGAATTTTACTAGTACAAAGAGGATTTTTTACAtggattattttttactttctacATGAACTCCAAGTGAGATGTGTAATTAGTCGATATAAAAAGTAACTACTTTTTAAATTGATTCTGAAACTcatataaaagatattttccTACATTGATGTATAATTATTGTAGAAAGTATTGGTTGATTTTGAAGATTCGAtctgtaattaattattttgaatattcaCACATATTGAAACTCTGTTTTCTTTTTAGAATGATAAGAAATTATGATAATGCACttatatcttatcttatttacatagtagtttaattttttttataggcaaaacaaattcattaaTAAACGGTCAAAGCCCAAGTTGTGCCATGATTGCTGTAAAGGTGTAAAAAAGATCAAAGAGCAAATGTATGTTTAGCTATTTGCTCTTTGATAAACAGTCAAAGCACAGGTTGGGTTGGGCATTGTACGAATGCTATCTAGTATATATCAAATGAAGATTTCAGGCTATTAATTAGTTCTAAGATTTAATTATAAGAATCTAATTATAATAGTTTAAATTTGTatatagatttttaaaatttaaagcattttaattagattcttataattaaatcttagaattgattaatatctttaaatctacatttaatatatattagataGTACCGTGTAATgtacaaataaaatttggatgagaattttttttattatgtaaaaaataatattaacaattttattaattttttataccaatgaataaaattagttaaaatatccGTGATatagaacatatttataaatgaaaaatattaaaaatataaaataataaaagatagttgaatgtgattaatttttaatataaatataaaattaattttggcaatattatttacatgaaGTCAAACAAACTTGTATAAACAAATGAAATTACGGaacaaaatcctaataaaaatcctaataaaatttaatttataaaaaataactcatacaTTATTCTATTATAATCACTTTTTATGGAGATCATTAATGTCCCTTAAAAATATTGGAAAAAATTAAgtgaatcaataaaaaaatgtattttatatgaaaaaaagctaaaaaaaaatgttaccagAACATGACATCTATACTTACAGTTTCAAGCAACAACTGTATTTTATATTGAATGATTGATGATTATCATTCAATgatgtatttaattaaaaatttaaattgtcaaacttattttaatgaaaaattaaatgatacaatttcaaaattcacctaccaaaactaattttttttataaataattactaattaaatttaaaaatattattttacttttggcAGACTATTTAGGAGAAAAAAGTTTCccattatttattactttatataattaaattacttaaaatatataatcaaatatcaaatgttcaataataataataataataataataataataataataataataataataataataataataataataataataataataataatatcataatttaaatgttacgttacactttattcttttaatttaatattctaaatttttttttaaactcgtGATTTAAATGTTACTTTACATCTTACTCTTCTAACTcatagtttttcttttatatgatttaaattcttttatattaGTGTATATGAGTTATGTTTCATTATCCTAGAGTCTCACATTCCTTAGGAGTTGAAGTCAAGATGgtgtataaatataatttcttcTCAATTTACTAAGGCACTTTTTACTAAACACAAAATCTTGATGATGGTATTGTGGGCTGGAATCCCAAATTTTgtcttattttatcttattttgacTTTATTTTGTTATCAAAGCATATAGGTATGTGTTAAGTGTGAATAGTTGAACAAGAAAGAtaataaattgagaaaaaaaaccaaaaagagagaagaaaagagaaagatctGAGCATTTTTAAAGAGCATGGTCCCTGCTATACTTACCGGTCATGCTATTCCAACATGACCAtgctaattttttaagaaattcttCATCAGTGGCACACATCCAACCACAACCGTGTTACTAATAGCATGACCCATGCTGCTTCAGAGCCAAAAATCATAATCAACGTTATCACTTTTTGAAGAAGGTCATGTTGTGCTCAACACGACCCTTGCTGACTTCCACACTATTGTTTAATTGTCattaatataaatagaaaattggAGGCATTTTTAGGTTAGCTTTtacttattttcaaaaatttacaAGGGTTTCTGAGTTTTAGAGCTATACTCAAAACATTTGGGGTCTTAATTGATAAGGATTTTCAATCTCTTTCATTCTCAATGCTTTTGTATGATGTTTGGTTATATTGTGATCATGGTTGACTAAACCCCTTGAGCTCGGATTATAATGTAGTTGTATCCATGTACTCTAATTCCATATTTAATTGAGTTCTCTAATGTTATTTAGTTAAtcgtattattttattattttcttttatattagaATTGATCACTCTGATTCATAGTTAATTAGGTGTTAGTGACCATCTACTCAAAATTAATTGACCTGTAGAACGATAAGATTCATAAAACTTGTATGATCAAATTGGTGGCATGAATCTTCTTTCTATAAACCTCTTTGTAAttcatcattaaattaaatCCCAAATGATTAATTGAGGATTAATTCAGGGGGAAAAGTATTTTAAGACCTTGACCATATGCCAAAAATTTTACTAGGCAATTGACGATTAATCATTAACTTAGGgttcttaattataattgaaattaGGAAAAAATGGGTACATGCGAATTCATAATTCAAGCTTGTCTTCATTCATACATTTCTTTCTTAGAAAGTACTATTGTTTagcttaatttatattttttgacatAATTGGTAAACAATCCCAAACACAAGATAAAATTCccaaaattatttagtttatgtaATTTGAATCATTTAGGAATATAATTGGTCTCTAGCGTACAATATCTAAACTTTCAAGTCCACAATATTTCTGCGTATGGTACATTTGGCTTTGTGCAACATATTTTACGCATCAACTTGGAACAATCTAATAGGTAGTTTAAGAGAAAGTGTTAGTGGAAGATAAGTTCAATTGAACATGCCTTAAAGATAGGAGCAAGAATTGAGCTAAGAGATTACAGGTGAAAAATAACATTAGTTGAAACCTTTGTAAAATAgctaaaattgataaaaatgacAGCCAATTAGTGGCCTAATGTGGACAAGCATGATCTTAGTTATTTCTTATCTCTTGTATAAATATGTGTTTGAAAAAAcgttaaacaacaacaaaaaataaaaaactaatacaaTTATCTTTTTTCAGCTATTTTTGTTCCAATTTACTTGTTTTCTgtcttattattttgaattcatttttcttttaagtccAATAgctttctaaaatttattacaaTTCACTTCTAACCAAATATTATCTAGAATAACTTGGGAATCCAAGACTACGGAGAGGCCAATTTCCCCTTTCAACACATAAATCGCTtgatcacaaattcaaattttgaaatcatgttgaaaaaaaagttaactgaAATGCATTAGGCTAGTCTAGTTATTTCAAGCCACAACAATTAAACATTTGAGTCTGCCTTTTATATAATATACGtgaaattgtaaatatatatgatttcacatacatttataatttaatttcagtatGTCTGTTATATATAAAAGGCATACTGAAATTGTAAATATACGTGTATATTTACAATTTCAGTCTaccttttatataatatatatgatttttcaaTCAGAGGTTCTCAAGGCCCGAATCAGAAAACCCTACACTCTAACAAAGACACGCACCAAGAGCAATCGACACATGAAAATTTACATATCGAAACATGATATTTGGAGGCCAATGCTTTGCTAAACCATCTGTTATGATTGTCTCCCTGAACACATTCTGGTACCTAACATTCCAAGCCATATTCATGAACCTCCATGATAtcactaattaattttaattagctAGCTTGCACACGGATGACTAGATGTGACTCCATGATCCATAACCAATTATTtgcattttttgaattttgttaataCTATTTCAATGGAATTAGCTTGTTGGTCCTATATAATTATTCTTATATCAAATAATTCAAGGTGAAGAGTATGTATCTCAAAGAACGTATTGTCGTTAGTTGTATGATTAACCTTCTACGTGACGTGATGATGTTTATGCATGCACTATAGACGGGTTTGGTGCTTCGGTTCTTCCCTTTGTTAGCGTATAAATTTTATAGTTTCTACACCATCATGTATTAATTATTGCCTTTTTTCTCCTCTGATAACATGTGTAATCGTCCAATGAAAATTTCAAGTAATGATTCAAATAGCTGACGTCAAAAGGATGAATGGGTTTAGCCGCAgatcttcaaattaattttttgcatCGAAGACATTGAGATCAATTCCACTCCCAATGAATGTATATATTTGTCAGTTTCCAGAAAAAAGGGGGTGATTTGTGTTGTTTGCGGCATTTAGCGAAGCCATGGTTGAGTGTAGTTGTTACTATTGGTTACACAGATAATCAATGTTGATATATCTTATGTAGCGAAAAGATAGACcagtaatttattttctaaacatattttttaaatacttaactcaaatttattaaatactacagttttttagtagtttaacttattatttagtaatagaataaatttaaaaatttagtagTCTAAATTCTTACTTAGTAATAGGTTTCACttatagttttgtaattttaataaatttaatcaatgataaaaataagttaaaaagatATGTTAGAAGTCAGAAAGTATTAATAATAGTGTAATATTAAATGAGAGtatatttgagatttttctttgtaGCTTAAGTGTACATAGGCTCCAAGGAaccattttttagatttttctttattatgtgTCAAATTTTGGCTTAAAGAGACTCCACTTAACCTCTCTCCACCTCATCCTAAAGCAATCAATGTATATAATTGTCTTTGtctaatacattaatttttttagcttcTTCTAACCAAGCGATGTAAGGGAACTGGttaccaaaataaaatgaaatcattttattgaaaattatatatgtggGAGTGCATTTTAAAATCACAGGggatctcatttttttttgcattctatactttttttttcctcattttactttcttaactagTCCTTTAAAGATATTGGTTAGTATTTATCATTTTGTTATGCTTACACTACTAATAATGTGATATTAAATGAGgacatatttgaaaaaaaatgaactatgATATTCTAAGATGTCAATctttttgggataaaaaaaataaagctaataaaacattttaagatATGGAAATGAGATATTAAAGTATAGGAActtaattaatagttaataaaacatatattaacATATTAGTTTTATGCATATTATAACAGAATATAATGCATGTACACCTCCGGCTATTAAACTTATATagggagaagaaagagaaagagaaaaaaatttaaacataatagGTGATATGATCTATAtcataagaaaagaaatagagacAAATAATAAGTATCATTTGAACATAATAGGTGATATGATAAATACGAGTGAAGAATTATAACGCATCTCACTTGAAGGTAGGTTAGTGGGTTGACTCGCCAAAGGGTAAAATAGCAAGTTGGCGGGCCATAAAATGATGTGGGTTAGCATGCAAGTTAATTGACTCACCAAatagctaaaaaaaatatttcaatatgCGTTAGCTCTTGTAATTTTAACTTTGCACAAAGAATCATGTACTAAGTACCCATCTCATTTTATTATGGGCAATCCTCTCAAGCTCAAtgattataaagataaaatgtcTAAAATAGTGAATTGGAAGGTCATAAGCGAATTAGAAATGGACCAACTCACCTTGATTCATCTTTAAATTTGTTGGGTTGACGAATTAGATAGAATAAGTTAGACAAGTTGATAGATTAAATTATTATCAAACTCACCTGCATTTTTATGAGTTAAATATGATGGTCTAACATGTCTAACCCGCTTTGTCACGGTTACAAATATTTCTCGGTTTCTATCCTTTTCATCCTTTTGGgaacctttatatatatatatatatatataaataaataaaaatgcaacattaaaatatatcgttagtttttatttttattttttccaaatttCTCATGCATATTGTTCTTTGAGTGATTGTTTTTTAGACTAAAACACTACGTGtcacatttttctcttcttgtttcTGTACCCTTAGGATGAGTGTATACAGCCCAAAAAGATGTGAGATATGAAGACAACATTTTTCCAATATAAAAAGGTATGGATAGGGATCAAAGCCAAGAAAAGTTTTAGTACTCACATAGAAAAGGCCAATCCAAACTGTGTAGTACTTGTTCTCTTCTCACTAGTCTCCCCGTTTGCCTTTGCCTTTCATCTCTCAGTATGGGTACTGGTTGGAGAAGAGCCTTTTGCACTAGCGACCCAGATAATTCCCCAATACGCACCAAAGACAGAACCCTAAGTCCTACTCCTTCCCCCAGAAGCTGTGTCAGCCTGGGCTTCCTCTCCACACCATCACTgcaccatcaccaccaccaccaccaccaacaacaacCCCTCTCTTCAACTCCAAAAAGTTCAACAATCACAGAACCACCAAATGACAGCCCCAGATTTCAAACCAAAACCCATAAGTCAAACCCAAATTCTCCTCTCTCCCCTAAGCTCAACCTCTCCCTCTTCAGAAACAGCTTCAAATTTAGAGTAAGTTACCTTCTCATATTTTCACTCACTCATAattcttcttttcatttttaatcattacaacacaaatttatttactatttcttatatataataacagAATAGTTGCGGAATCTGTTCGAATAGCGTGAAGACAGGGCAGGGAACGGCCATTTACACTGCTGAGTGCGGTCACGCGTTTCACTTCCCCTGCGTCGTTTCCCATGCACACATCCACGTCTGTCCCGTATGCGACGCCACGTGGAACGACGTGCCGCTTCTACAAAACGACGCCGTCGTTCACACCGAGAAACAAAATCAACcgagtcatcatcatcatcatcgttcCGATTCCGTCACCTCCTACGACGACGACGAGCCTCTCCCTTCTCCTCTCACATGCTCCACACAAATCGCTCCGATCCCCGAAGATGAAGAAAACGACGACGTATCCGAGTTCCCTGGCTTTTTCGTCGATCCAAAGCCTCAATCCTCGTTGCGACAAAACAACGGTGGTGATTCGAGGAGTGTTCGAGTGAAGCTGATGCCGGAGTGCCCGGTCATATCAGTATCGCAAAGCCACGAAACTCGTGCTTTGGTGTTGAGAGTGAAGGCTCCGCCGTCGCCGCCGAGATGGCGGCGGCGGGAGCCGATGGATCTCGTGACGGTGCTTGACGTTAATAACAGCATGAGCGGCGCGAAGTTTCACATGCTAAAGCGCGCCATGCGTTTGGTTATATCGTCACTCGGCCCGGCTGACCGGCTCGCCGTCGTGGCTTCCTCGGCTAATACCAAACGGTTGTTACCTCTGAGGAGAATGACGGCTCAGGGACAACGCGCGGCGCGGCGCGTCGTGGATCGGCTCGTGTGTGACCATGGAAACAGCGTTGGTGAAGAAGCGATGAAGAAAGCCGCTAAGGTTCTCGAAGATCGGAGAGAGAGAAACCCTCTCGTTAGGATCTTGCTCTTATCAGACGGTCACGAcgagaacaacaacaaaaatcaacGGAGATTCTTAAGCCACATGTCTTCTTCCATCCGGTTCGATTGCATCGAAGTTCCGGTTCATTCGTCTGGGTTCGAGACGAAAAAAACCGGTTTAATACACGAACCGTTAGAAGATGATTTTGCACAATATATTAACAGGACATTGAGTGTGGCGGTGCATGATTTAAGAATTCGGCTTGGCTTCTCCGCGCCGGCTGAAATCCGAGCCGTTTATTCATGCAGTGGGGGACCCACTGCGCTGAGCTCAAACTCAGCTCGGCTTGGTGATTTATACGCTGAAGAGGAGAAGGAGTTGTTGGTGGAGGTTAGAGTGCCCACGTCAGCATCAGGGACCCACCATGTGATGACAGTGCGGTGTGTTAAAAAAGACCCTGTGTCTCAAGAGTTTGTATACGGTGCGGAACACGCGTTTACGGTGGTGCCACCAAAGAGTATTCCAATTTGTGGCGGTAGGGTGGAGCGGCTGAGGAATGTGTTTATAACGAGCCGAGCTGTAGCCGAGTCGAGGAGGCTGGCGAAGCACAACGAGTTTTCGAGTGCTCATCATTTGCTCGCTTCGGCTCGGGCGCTTCTGACTCAGTTCGGCTCGGCTGAAGAATACGTGCGTGGCTTGGAAGCCGAGCTAACTGAGCTTAATTGGCGGATGCAGCAGCTACGTGTTGAGAGGGAGGTGAGGTTGGTGGATGAGAGTGGTGAGGTTATAACGCCCACGTCGGCTTGGAGAGCCGCTGAAAAGCTGGCTAAGATGGCTAGGATGAAGAAGTCGTTGAACAAAGTTAGCGACTTGCACGGCTTCGAGAATGCTAGGTTTTAATAATGCTTGGTTGTatttgcattaaaaaataattaaaatgtggATTCcagaaaatgtataaaataaaagtgtggaAGTGTAGTTGCTACTTAAAAGATAGGGTGCTGAATGGAATGGGGACAAGTAGGTAGAAGAGGGTGGTGCTCTTTTCTTCATGCATAGGAAGATTACTAGCTAGAAGAAATTAAGAGTGTAGAATGTTATGTGTATAATACTGTAGAGCAAGTTTATGTTAAGAGTTTTTAATTGCACGGATCAACACAAAAGTACTTGGTTTATCTTAATTAATGGATTTTAATTATCTTACTTGTACAGTTTATATTTCCTTATGGGAAGGCATGAAAACTGATTGGATTTATTTGCCTTTGTCTTGTGTTTTTGAATTTCAGCCAATCCCTTCTGAATATCAGAATTCAAACGATGCATAAACCCAGAAACTCTCAAACTAGCAACACTCAGATGTCGGCATGTTGATTTTAGGGTGGAGATTTTACGGTATGAAATATGAATGACAAAATTGTAAATGTtgcaacaaattaaataatgttttctgttcttcccccttttttttttaattattatagtaGTAAATCGTAGTAATAAGTTTGGCTTTTGAATTGGAGAGTTGAACATTTTGTCTAGTGGGTAATACGTGGGGCTAATGATTAAGGATCGGACCAGAAACGCGAGTAAAAagcttaaaatgattttttgctTGAATGATATGGCAGAGGACAGCACATAACATAGAGTGGGTTGGACGAGTAATTATGAACAAATGATtacattgaataataataataataaatggatGCCTTTCCaatcttttatttaaatatcttatcttccCGTTTTGCGATTAAATCATTAGAGACATACTATGTCTTTGCTAGCTATGGTAATAGGGGAAACGGTTCTTTTTATCTTTGGGAAACAAAATTCCCCTACAACAGTGCGAGTTTAACATGCGATTTTAGAGGGGTGAATCATGTTCAATCAAATCACAAGTAGTTTATGTGTAGTTTGATTGTTAAAGGTGGAAAGAGAATAATTGATCCTTGTTATTAAATGTGTGTTTGGATTAACATTATGTTAAGATGtactaaaaacaattaaaattatttttgtcattcACATCTAAGTTGTGTGGATAGAAATCCAAATATGTTATAAGTGCgtttagaaaaaattaaaacataaatcataTCTTATCCTTTTtacatat
Proteins encoded in this window:
- the LOC114385423 gene encoding E3 ubiquitin-protein ligase WAV3-like is translated as MGTGWRRAFCTSDPDNSPIRTKDRTLSPTPSPRSCVSLGFLSTPSLHHHHHHHHQQQPLSSTPKSSTITEPPNDSPRFQTKTHKSNPNSPLSPKLNLSLFRNSFKFRNSCGICSNSVKTGQGTAIYTAECGHAFHFPCVVSHAHIHVCPVCDATWNDVPLLQNDAVVHTEKQNQPSHHHHHRSDSVTSYDDDEPLPSPLTCSTQIAPIPEDEENDDVSEFPGFFVDPKPQSSLRQNNGGDSRSVRVKLMPECPVISVSQSHETRALVLRVKAPPSPPRWRRREPMDLVTVLDVNNSMSGAKFHMLKRAMRLVISSLGPADRLAVVASSANTKRLLPLRRMTAQGQRAARRVVDRLVCDHGNSVGEEAMKKAAKVLEDRRERNPLVRILLLSDGHDENNNKNQRRFLSHMSSSIRFDCIEVPVHSSGFETKKTGLIHEPLEDDFAQYINRTLSVAVHDLRIRLGFSAPAEIRAVYSCSGGPTALSSNSARLGDLYAEEEKELLVEVRVPTSASGTHHVMTVRCVKKDPVSQEFVYGAEHAFTVVPPKSIPICGGRVERLRNVFITSRAVAESRRLAKHNEFSSAHHLLASARALLTQFGSAEEYVRGLEAELTELNWRMQQLRVEREVRLVDESGEVITPTSAWRAAEKLAKMARMKKSLNKVSDLHGFENARF